Proteins encoded by one window of Lutibacter sp. A64:
- a CDS encoding Tex family protein produces MQILNFIQSKTNLPTKGIENTIQLLNEDCTVPFIARYRKELTGNLDEVEIGEIVKFKTQFEELKKRKVAILKALEEQDVLTTELKEKIEATTSLTVLEDIYLPFKKKRKTKAETARKNGLEPLAKMIMSQRVNDLEYTASKYINNEVDTLEKALEGARFIIAEWINERTDIRNNIRYQLERFATINTKVVKKEEGNEKAQKFRDYFDWSESLNRIPSHRLLAILRAEKEGFIRVKIVIDNERTLAKMEDRIIRSNNECSTQISLAIADSYKRLLFPSLANEALSIAKEKADNNAIEVFAKNLKQLLLGAPLGEKTILAIDPGFRTGCKVVCLNEQGGLEYNETIYPHAPKNDTIGAMKKINSLVDAYKIEAIAIGNGTASRETEHFIRKMRFNKDVEVYVVSEAGASIYSASKIARDEFPNYDVTVRGSVSIGRRLADPLAELVKIDAKSIGVGQYQHDVDQTKLKTSLDTVVESCVNSVGVNINTASVSLLSYVSGIGPKLAENIVNYRDENGAFTSRADIKKVPRLGNKAFEQGAGFLRIKNATNPLDDSAVHPESYTIITKMAKDAKCTVSDLIGNKAILQKIDLEKYCTSTIGVPTLKDIISELEKPGLDPRSKAKVFTFNQNIRTITDLHEGQLLPGIVNNITNFGCFVDIGIKESGLVHVSNLADKFVSDVNAIVTLNQQIIVKVLEVDVARKRIQLALVK; encoded by the coding sequence ATGCAAATTCTAAACTTTATACAATCAAAAACAAATCTTCCAACAAAAGGTATTGAAAACACCATACAATTATTAAATGAAGATTGTACCGTTCCTTTTATTGCTCGTTATAGAAAAGAATTAACAGGAAATTTAGATGAAGTTGAAATTGGAGAAATTGTAAAGTTTAAAACACAGTTTGAAGAATTAAAGAAACGAAAAGTAGCCATTTTAAAAGCTTTAGAAGAACAAGATGTTTTAACTACAGAATTAAAGGAAAAAATTGAGGCTACAACCAGTTTAACTGTTTTAGAGGATATTTACCTACCTTTTAAGAAAAAACGCAAGACAAAGGCTGAAACTGCGCGAAAAAACGGTTTAGAACCCTTAGCTAAAATGATAATGAGTCAGCGTGTAAACGATTTGGAATATACAGCTTCAAAATATATAAATAATGAAGTTGATACTCTTGAAAAAGCATTAGAAGGAGCACGTTTTATAATTGCTGAATGGATTAATGAACGCACTGATATAAGAAATAACATTCGTTATCAATTAGAACGTTTTGCAACCATTAATACTAAAGTTGTAAAAAAGGAAGAAGGAAATGAAAAAGCACAAAAATTTAGAGATTATTTCGACTGGTCTGAAAGCTTAAATAGAATTCCTTCACATAGATTATTAGCTATTTTACGAGCCGAAAAAGAAGGATTTATTCGTGTAAAAATTGTAATAGATAACGAGCGTACATTAGCTAAAATGGAAGATAGAATTATTCGCTCAAATAACGAATGTTCTACACAAATTAGTTTAGCTATAGCAGATTCTTATAAACGATTATTGTTTCCATCATTAGCAAACGAGGCATTAAGTATTGCTAAAGAAAAAGCAGATAATAATGCCATAGAAGTATTTGCTAAAAATTTAAAACAACTATTATTAGGTGCTCCCTTAGGTGAAAAAACCATATTAGCCATAGATCCTGGTTTTAGAACTGGTTGTAAAGTAGTGTGTTTAAATGAACAAGGAGGACTAGAATATAACGAAACTATTTACCCGCACGCTCCAAAAAACGATACTATTGGAGCTATGAAAAAAATAAATTCATTAGTTGATGCTTATAAAATTGAAGCCATAGCTATTGGAAATGGAACTGCCTCGCGTGAAACCGAGCATTTCATACGTAAAATGCGATTTAATAAGGATGTTGAAGTTTACGTTGTAAGTGAAGCTGGCGCAAGTATTTATTCCGCTTCAAAAATTGCGAGAGACGAATTTCCAAATTACGATGTTACTGTACGTGGTTCTGTGTCAATAGGTAGAAGATTAGCCGATCCACTTGCAGAATTAGTTAAAATTGATGCTAAATCAATTGGTGTTGGACAATATCAACACGATGTTGATCAAACTAAATTAAAAACTTCGTTAGATACTGTTGTAGAAAGCTGTGTAAATTCAGTGGGTGTAAATATTAATACTGCTAGTGTTTCTTTATTAAGTTATGTTTCTGGAATTGGTCCAAAATTGGCTGAAAATATTGTAAATTATAGAGATGAAAATGGAGCTTTTACATCTAGAGCAGATATAAAAAAAGTACCTCGTTTAGGAAATAAAGCTTTTGAACAAGGCGCAGGTTTTTTACGTATTAAAAATGCAACAAATCCTTTAGACGATTCTGCAGTACATCCAGAAAGTTATACTATAATTACAAAAATGGCTAAGGATGCAAAATGTACGGTTTCCGATTTAATTGGAAATAAGGCCATTCTTCAAAAAATAGATTTAGAAAAATATTGTACCTCTACAATTGGAGTTCCAACATTAAAAGACATTATTTCAGAATTAGAAAAACCAGGATTGGATCCACGTTCAAAAGCCAAAGTATTCACTTTTAATCAAAACATACGCACTATTACTGATTTACATGAAGGTCAATTATTACCCGGAATAGTTAATAACATTACAAATTTTGGGTGCTTTGTAGATATTGGAATTAAAGAAAGTGGCTTGGTACACGTTTCTAATTTAGCCGATAAATTTGTAAGTGATGTTAATGCTATTGTTACTTTAAATCAACAGATAATTGTAAAAGTTTTAGAAGTTGATGTTGCTAGAAAGCGTATTCAGCTTGCTTTAGTAAAATAA